AAATTCATAGCAGCTATAAGATATTAACATGGTGATCTGGGGTTTGTTTACATTGACGGGTTTACGATAGTGTAACGTATTTCCCCTACAATAATTGTTACTCACTTTACATGgattacattttaaattttttcactAAAAGGAATCCGCCATGGCATGGTAACAAGTAACGCTCTTTTGCTGGTGGGATACGTATTACGCTGTCTCATCAATCAAACAACATCCACGTGGTACGTACATGGTACATATTCAGACGAAGTAAAACATATTGGAACATTAAGGGTAGGTTTCAACATACTATTTACGTTTATAAAGACTTCTAAAGTTTTTCCCTGAAAAGTAAATGTTTGAACGTGACTTGGTCCGTGTAGCACTTAACAATTCAAAattctaaaatgtttaaagttttagatttttgaccaaaaacctaaaatttcaaattttaaaacaaaaatgagtTTTTTAGTTTTTCTAAAAACTCAAAACAGTTTTGAAAGTTGAAACTTTAGAATTTTGGTCAAAAATCTAAAATCTTAAAactcatttttgttttgaaatttgatagTTTAGGTTTTTGGTCGGGGGTTGGGGGGGTTGGGGGATGTTTttttgatcatttaaatgtacaatgtatggaATTATAAATTCGTTTCTGACTGTGGGAGTATTGTTTGTGATGTCCTTAACATTTTATGGGTTGGTTGACGTTGTTACGTAATTAATACTAGATaaactattttgttttttgaacCACACAACATCTTGTATACCTATCTTAAGTAATGGTGTGACCGCCACTCTAGCTGGCATCGTAACTTTTTAACAACACAAtcaaatataacttatataccTAGTTTCCATCCACCCAGATTAGTGATGTTACTATATTGTATAGTAGCATAGCCTAGCCACTACCTAACAGGACTGAGAACTAAAAACGAGGTTTAATTGATTGTAATTGTGTGACGTAGGCCGGCGTTACTTGGACAATTTATGATTGGTTGCGGAAATGTGATAGGATACAGTGGACCGTCAGCTATGTCGGTGGTATGGTTTCCACATAACGAGCGAGCCACAGCCACCTCTATAGCAGTAATGAGTACATACATTGGCCTCGGAGTCGCCTATGTCATTAGTAAGGAGCAGCTATCTTTGcattataaagaaatatttatttgtcaGTATGGTATTAATTTTTTGTCAGATTGTATGAAGTACTTTGAACTATAATATGTAATTGATGTTTATGTAATTGGTGTTTGCCTTGATCTAGTAACATTCTGCTGTAATCGTGTATTGATGGATAACAATACTGTGCGTTCttatgatatatcatatatcgAGATAAACGTTCTTGTCATGGTGTTATCAGAAACATGTAAATGAAAACGACAAAgaaaaattgatgaaatatagcTCCATTttaacacagaaaccaaacattgtatataagttttgtttaaatggtTACACCTTTCTCCTAGATCCTCTACTGGTATCGACACCTATATTTGGTCAGGAGGCGACCCCATACCGAAACGTCAGTCATCGGTAAGTCTGTTGTAATTAAAAACACAATAGAGTGcaataaatacacatgtacaaaacCAGACAACATTCTATAGTTTCTTTTTCCGCAACAGTCCTGCTATACCGATTTCGTATTTTCCCTGAAATGAAAAACGGACAcggtgccccccccccccctcttttttttataaataactttatttagACCTGTTTTGAACATAAACGGAATGATTCTGATGATTTGTGTGTATCTAAAAAGAATTGATACCGATATGTGTTGACGTTTTCTGAATCGGTCAATTTACGATCGATGCTTTACAGTTCTATCGATGTTCTTTGTAACTATTAAAGTGTCTGACTTGCAGCGGACGTATAAACTATACCGATCATGACCTTAGTCTCGCCGCTAACAATGGTAGCATTAGCAATGTTGGTATGTATTAGCATGCGACTAACTACATTCAGTTAAAACTTATTGgtcttcaatatttttgtttgaatagTCTTCAGAAGGCTGATGGGAACCAGGGGAACAAAATGTGTCCCTTTCTTGACAAATTTATCAAAACAGATTGCATAATATACTGTCTGAATGTGATATAATGGACACTGCAGACTTATCAGCATCGGCTGCTTTTTGTGATCAATACAAGAACGGCTAATGTATTTTCGATTATACTATTGTGACCTGTTTCTTTCTTCATTACAGcttttacattttgatataagatagcaatgtaaaacaaaatacaaatttccATCgcttttttatttcagttttgaaCAAAAACACCATACAAGAGGAGACAATGACCTTGATGTACATAGGTAAACGCTTCTGGACAAATTTATATAATAcgtgtatagaaatatatttgcatttccGGTGTGTTCGTTATATAACCTTACTAAAAACATCGTTTCAGACCTGACTTGACGTTTTCAATCAAATATTAATGGCTATGGAAGAATTAACTAAAATATAacgatgaaatatttaaattatcttAGATGAAtctaatttctttttttcttttgctaTTTGAAATCTGATATATCATACCCAAGtcagtaaaaaaacaaaaattacaaagtCGTTTTCATGGTATCCGCTCTATAAtgttttacttttgtttttgtatttaaagatattgtaacatttaaaatgtctGTAAAGAATGTAGTTTACACGCCAGTAAACGATAAAAAACAATTATTCCTGAAATAAACTCGAAAGCGTTATTCTTATAGACAATTCTTAAGATTGTTAATTTTTGCTCATTCtgttaatatacaatgtacttatattCCAAAGTATATAAAAACTTACCTCCACTTTATCACcccatgaaataaaataattaacagtTTCTCTTAATTTGTAAATTGAATTTGTTAATACACAACAGAAACTATTTCTGCTATATGACCAGGACAGTTTTGGTATTTAGTACACATATTCATACATGTTCCTTCATACGTTTTGTGCAATTGCAGGACAAATATTGCGCCGTTGATCTTATTATATGCTTCAATACGCCATAGATCTTGGTTAGGTTATGTTTTATTCA
The window above is part of the Pecten maximus chromosome 2, xPecMax1.1, whole genome shotgun sequence genome. Proteins encoded here:
- the LOC117315509 gene encoding solute carrier family 49 member 4 homolog isoform X2; this encodes MEEVKPLLHVKPRTYVRRWWVLCYFSLACMFTTCSWNSWGPITESVKYGFGWGDSVIADILNIGRLAMFLCIIPLSYLLDTKGIRHGMVTSNALLLVGYVLRCLINQTTSTWPALLGQFMIGCGNVIGYSGPSAMSVVWFPHNERATATSIAVMSTYIGLGVAYVINPLLVSTPIFGQEATPYRNVSHRGRINYTDHDLSLAANNGSISNVVLNKNTIQEETMTLMYIETGITAVFVLVGIVLVPNAPPTPPSHSANAARMAYTKVFLHLIRKKLDGLGLLVS